The Benincasa hispida cultivar B227 chromosome 9, ASM972705v1, whole genome shotgun sequence genome has a segment encoding these proteins:
- the LOC120086307 gene encoding uncharacterized protein LOC120086307, which translates to MKDFPSCFGENGVQIADSSSSSSSSSSSISKAAQNLVTCVYQCKLRGRLSFIVLTWTKHLMGQGLSLQIQNSTSQSLCKVDIKPWLFSKKKGSKIFEIESSKMEIHWDLTNAKFGCGPEPEEGFFVAVVFDRELIFFVGDSPSEKIAAVSAAAAVFVARREHVFGKKLYSAKAQFSEKGETHNVSIECDTSGGLKEPSLVIRIDSKTAMQIKRLKWKFRGNDTIVVDGIPVQVMWDVHNWLFGNSAMSSAVFMFQTHKSSGSHSQSSVLNSSSSSSSSSSSYCQQQIKDSKLQGLDFSLILYAWRNE; encoded by the coding sequence ATGAAGGATTTTCCTTCTTGTTTCGGCGAAAATGGCGTCCAAATTGCagattcatcatcttcttcttcatcatcatcttcaagtATCAGTAAAGCCGCTCAAAACCTAGTCACCTGCGTCTACCAGTGCAAATTACGCGGGCGATTAAGCTTCATCGTCCTAACATGGACCAAGCATTTGATGGGACAAGGCCTCTCACTCCAGATCCAAAATTCCACCAGTCAATCCCTCTGTAAAGTCGATATTAAGCCATGGCTTTTCTCAAAGAAGAAAGGATCTAAGATTTTCGAGATCGAGTCGAGCAAAATGGAGATACATTGGGACTTAACAAACGCGAAATTCGGCTGTGGACCGGAACCAGAGGAAGGATTCTTCGTGGCTGTAGTGTTCGATCGAGAGCTCATATTCTTCGTCGGCGATTCACCGTCCGAGAAAATCGCGGCGGTTTCCGCCGCAGCGGCGGTGTTTGTAGCGAGGAGAGAACACGTATTCGGGAAGAAATTGTACTCGGCGAAGGCTCAATTCAGCGAGAAAGGTGAAACGCATAATGTTTCGATTGAATGCGATACTAGTGGGGGATTGAAGGAACCGAGTTTAGTGATTCGGATTGATAGCAAGACGGCGATGCAGATCAAGAGATTGAAATGGAAATTCAGAGGTAATGATACGATTGTTGTGGATGGAATTCCGGTGCAGGTAATGTGGGATGTTCATAATTGGTTGTTTGGGAATTCCGCCATGAGTAGTGCTGTGTTCATGTTTCAAACTCATAAGAGCAGTGGAAGCCATAGCCAATCATCTGTGTTAAattcttcttcgtcttcttcttcttcttcttcttcatactGTCAACAACAGATTAAAGATTCAAAGTTGCAGGGTTTGGATTTCTCCTTGATTTTATATGCTTGGAGGAATGAATGA